The Pygocentrus nattereri isolate fPygNat1 chromosome 17, fPygNat1.pri, whole genome shotgun sequence genome window below encodes:
- the LOC108443492 gene encoding dehydrogenase/reductase SDR family member 11-like: MERWKGRVALVTGASVGIGAAVAKALVQHGMKVVGCARSVDKIEKLAAECASSGFSGSLIPYKCDLTVEEEILSMFSSIKSLHQGVDVCINNAGLAHPEPLLNGKTSAWRNMFDVNVLALSVCTREAHQSMKERNVDDGHIIHLNSIAGHKVVHNADAHFYVATKYAVTALTEGLRQELWDAKSHIRTTCISPGVVETEFGYRFCRGNPEKAAEMYGESKCLQAEDVASAVIYVLSAPPHVQIGDIQMRPVEQQV; the protein is encoded by the exons ATGGAGCGCTGGAAGGGCAGAGTGGCTCTGGTCACGGGGGCCTCGGTGGGAATCGGAGCTGCGGTAGCGAAGGCGCTGGTTCAGCACGGCATGAAGGTGGTGGGTTGCGCCAGGAGCGTGGACAAAatagag AAACTGGCAGCAGAATGTGCCAGCTCCGGCTTCAGTGGCAGTCTGATTCCATACAAATGTGACCTGACCGTGGAGGAGGAGATTTTATCAATGTTCTCTTCAATCAAATCATTACATCAGGGCGTCGATGTGTGCATCAACAATGCTGGTTTAGCTCATCCGGAGCCTTTGTTAAATGGCAAAACCAGTGCCTGGAGAAACATGTTTGAT GTCAACGTTCTTGCACTGTCAGTCTGCACTCGTGAAGCCCATCAGtccatgaaagaaagaaatgtcgATGATGGCCATATCATCCACCTAAACAG CATAGCTGGACACAAGGTGGTGCACAATGCCGACGCGCACTTCTACGTTGCAACCAAATACGCTGTGACCGCTCTCACAGAAGGCTTGCGGCAAGAACTGTGGGATGCCAAGTCTCATATACGCACTACA TGTATATCCCCTGGAGTAGTGGAGACTGAATTTGGTTACAGATTCTGTAGGGGCAACCCAGAAAAGGCTGCAGAGATGTATGGAGAGTCGAAg TGTCTTCAAGCTGAGGATGTTGCCAGTGCTGTCATATATGTCCTGAGTGCCCCTCCACACGTTCAG ATTGGAGATATACAGATGAGGCCAGTGGAACAACAGGTTTGA